Proteins from a single region of Candidatus Puniceispirillum marinum IMCC1322:
- a CDS encoding thymidylate synthase, with translation MQQYLDLLARVMDEGIDRDDRTGTGTRAVFGHQMRFDLADGFPVLTTKKLHLKSIIHELLWFISGDTNIRYLQDNGVSIWDEWADENGDLGPVYGQQWRRWKTPDGAEIDQLAELIRMIRETPTSRRLMLSAWNPADIPNMALPPCHCLFQFQVADGRLSCQLYQRSADIFLGVPFNIASYALLTHMIAVICDLEAGTFVHTLGDAHIYANHFDQARLQLTRTPGALPKLLIHNRPKDIDGFKFEDFEIIDYNAQAHISAPIAV, from the coding sequence ATGCAACAATATCTTGACCTGCTTGCCCGCGTTATGGATGAAGGTATTGACCGTGATGATCGCACGGGGACAGGCACAAGAGCTGTTTTTGGCCATCAGATGCGATTCGATCTTGCCGATGGCTTTCCTGTTCTGACCACCAAAAAACTTCACCTAAAGTCTATTATCCATGAATTGCTTTGGTTCATTAGCGGTGACACTAATATCCGTTATTTGCAGGATAATGGTGTCTCGATCTGGGATGAGTGGGCGGATGAGAATGGTGATCTTGGCCCTGTCTATGGCCAGCAATGGCGACGCTGGAAAACGCCTGATGGTGCGGAGATTGACCAGCTTGCCGAATTGATTCGCATGATTCGTGAAACACCAACGTCACGTCGTCTGATGTTATCTGCATGGAATCCGGCGGATATTCCGAACATGGCTTTACCGCCATGTCATTGCCTGTTTCAGTTTCAGGTTGCTGACGGGCGATTATCCTGCCAGCTCTATCAACGAAGCGCTGACATATTTCTTGGTGTGCCGTTCAATATCGCGTCCTATGCCTTGCTAACGCATATGATTGCGGTGATTTGCGATCTGGAAGCGGGTACATTTGTTCATACATTGGGTGATGCCCACATCTATGCGAATCATTTTGATCAGGCGCGCCTGCAATTGACGCGGACTCCGGGCGCATTGCCAAAGCTACTCATTCACAATCGCCCCAAAGATATTGATGGCTTTAAGTTTGAAGACTTTGAAATTATTGATTATAACGCGCAGGCTCATATTTCCGCGCCAATTGCCGTTTAG
- a CDS encoding SspB family protein, whose amino-acid sequence MENDDGQQVGLNYELLVEDALRSVVRGSLLIAQKAGLPGDTHFYISFKTDYPGVELADDLKIKHPDIMTIVLQHQYADLEVDDDSFSVTLFFGGKPSPMIVPFASVTGFNDPSVGFGLQFGTLDEDNEDLGDSDQSSPDAKAENGEETTADVVSLDTFRNRPN is encoded by the coding sequence ATGGAAAATGATGACGGTCAGCAAGTTGGTCTAAATTATGAGCTTCTGGTTGAGGACGCATTGCGCTCAGTTGTGCGGGGGTCTTTGCTGATTGCGCAAAAGGCTGGCCTACCTGGTGACACACATTTTTATATCAGTTTCAAAACTGACTATCCGGGTGTGGAACTGGCTGATGATCTTAAAATCAAACACCCCGACATCATGACGATCGTTCTGCAGCATCAATATGCTGATCTGGAGGTTGACGATGACAGTTTTTCCGTCACCTTGTTTTTTGGTGGAAAACCATCACCGATGATCGTTCCATTTGCATCGGTTACGGGTTTCAATGATCCATCTGTCGGTTTTGGCCTCCAATTCGGGACACTTGATGAGGATAATGAAGATCTCGGGGATAGTGACCAGTCCTCGCCAGATGCCAAGGCTGAAAATGGCGAAGAAACGACCGCTGATGTGGTATCGCTGGACACATTCAGAAACCGTCCCAACTAA
- a CDS encoding fumarate hydratase has translation MADFAYSPMFPVGTDDTEYECISKEHVKLVELDGETFLRVDPAALTLLAEHAMRDISHLLRSSHLGQLAAILDDPEASRNDRFVALEMLKNAVIAADGLLPMCQDTGTAIVSGYRGDHVLVDGDDGEALSRGIYNTYQNSNLRYSQLTAHSMFEESNTATNLPAQIDISAGKGLEYKFAFIQKGGGSANKTFLHQKTKAVLNPDSLREFIRTAILELGTSACPPYHLAVVIGGTSAELTMKTVKMASIRSLDALPTTGNDLGHAWRDTEWEAEILNITRELGIGAQFGGKYYCHDVRVIRLPRHGASCPIGIGVSCSADRQALAKINADGLFIEKLERNPAKFLPDVEMDATTDVVKIDLNQPMADILASLTKHPVETRLSLTGPLIVARDIAHAKLLERLNEDGSLPDYIKNHPVYYAGPAKTPEGMPSGSFGPTTAGRMDSYVETFQKAGGSMVMLAKGNRSRQVRESCKKHGGFYLGSIGGAAAKLALESIKKVEVLEYPELGMEAIWRIEVENFPAFIITDDKGNDFFDID, from the coding sequence ATGGCTGATTTCGCTTATAGCCCAATGTTTCCAGTGGGCACTGATGACACAGAATATGAATGTATATCCAAAGAACATGTAAAGCTGGTGGAACTTGATGGTGAAACTTTCCTACGTGTAGATCCGGCGGCGCTTACCCTTTTAGCCGAACATGCCATGCGTGATATCTCGCATTTATTACGAAGCAGTCATCTTGGTCAGCTTGCCGCCATTCTAGATGATCCCGAGGCCAGTCGAAATGATCGCTTTGTTGCCCTTGAGATGCTGAAAAATGCCGTTATCGCTGCAGATGGCCTTTTGCCTATGTGTCAGGATACTGGCACAGCTATTGTCAGTGGTTATCGCGGTGATCATGTTCTGGTCGATGGTGATGATGGCGAAGCGCTTTCACGCGGCATCTATAACACCTATCAAAACAGTAATTTGCGTTACTCGCAACTGACCGCGCATAGTATGTTTGAGGAAAGTAATACGGCCACAAATCTGCCGGCCCAGATCGATATCAGCGCTGGCAAGGGGCTGGAATATAAATTTGCCTTTATTCAAAAAGGCGGCGGTTCTGCAAACAAAACCTTCCTGCACCAGAAAACCAAAGCTGTTCTGAATCCTGACAGTCTGCGTGAATTTATTCGTACCGCGATACTGGAATTAGGCACATCCGCCTGCCCACCCTATCATCTGGCTGTTGTGATTGGCGGCACTTCAGCCGAATTGACAATGAAAACTGTTAAAATGGCGTCAATCCGTTCGTTGGACGCCCTGCCCACAACTGGTAATGATCTTGGCCATGCGTGGCGTGATACAGAATGGGAAGCAGAAATTCTTAACATCACACGCGAGCTTGGCATTGGCGCCCAGTTTGGTGGCAAATATTACTGTCATGATGTACGCGTTATCCGCTTGCCCCGACATGGTGCATCCTGCCCGATTGGTATTGGTGTTTCCTGCTCGGCTGATCGTCAAGCATTAGCCAAAATCAATGCCGATGGTCTATTCATCGAAAAACTTGAACGTAATCCGGCAAAATTCCTGCCTGATGTCGAAATGGATGCCACTACCGATGTCGTCAAAATTGACTTGAACCAGCCAATGGCAGACATTCTAGCCAGTTTGACCAAGCATCCGGTTGAAACGCGCCTATCGCTCACCGGTCCTTTGATCGTCGCGCGTGATATTGCCCATGCAAAATTACTTGAGCGCTTAAACGAAGACGGCAGCTTGCCGGACTATATCAAAAACCATCCGGTATATTATGCTGGTCCTGCCAAAACGCCTGAAGGCATGCCATCCGGATCATTCGGCCCCACCACCGCTGGACGCATGGATTCCTATGTCGAAACCTTCCAGAAAGCAGGCGGCTCTATGGTGATGCTTGCAAAAGGCAACCGGTCACGTCAGGTACGCGAATCCTGTAAAAAACACGGTGGCTTTTATCTTGGCTCGATTGGTGGTGCGGCGGCCAAACTCGCCCTTGAATCGATCAAAAAGGTTGAGGTTCTGGAATATCCTGAACTGGGCATGGAAGCCATATGGCGGATTGAAGTCGAAAATTTTCCAGCTTTCATTATCACTGATGATAAAGGCAATGACTTTTTCGATATCGACTAA
- the glcF gene encoding glycolate oxidase subunit GlcF, with translation MQTHFSLEQLSDPKIKEANDILRKCVHCGFCTATCPTFVETGDERDSPRGRIWLMRELLESPETVSKDTRHHLDRCLGCQSCMTTCPSGVDYVHLLDIGREKIDIVAPRGLGDKLMRRMLGMTIPHAGRFHMMMRFAGIGRLFAPLMPRQLQAALNKLPRTIPKLDVIGSQNEIFPADQQQPIKRVVLLAGCAQRALDPDINRSTIRVLNRLGVEVVVRAEAHCCGALTHHIGETESALKSIRLAIDAWDEEINGQGVDAIIANASGCGTMVKDYGHVMADDPAYAAKAKHISALCKDVSEIIDDIGIDDIIRPAEDGVKPVIAYHSACSLQHGQKIHDVPQSLLRRAGFDVRQPVNGHLCCGSAGVYNILQPDMADNLKARKKDSLIKTGADYVAAGNIGCIAQLNDTDLPVRHTVQFIDWASGGPKP, from the coding sequence TTGCAAACGCACTTTTCGCTTGAACAGCTCAGCGACCCAAAAATTAAAGAAGCCAATGATATTTTACGCAAATGTGTGCATTGCGGCTTTTGCACGGCAACCTGCCCAACTTTTGTAGAGACTGGTGACGAGCGCGATAGCCCGCGTGGCCGTATCTGGCTGATGCGCGAATTATTGGAATCGCCAGAAACCGTATCAAAAGATACCCGCCATCATCTTGATCGTTGCCTTGGATGCCAGTCTTGCATGACAACCTGTCCTTCGGGTGTTGATTATGTCCATCTGCTTGATATAGGCCGCGAGAAAATCGACATTGTTGCCCCACGTGGACTTGGCGATAAACTAATGCGCCGGATGCTTGGCATGACCATTCCTCATGCGGGACGTTTTCATATGATGATGCGTTTTGCGGGCATCGGGCGTCTTTTTGCACCGCTTATGCCACGTCAACTTCAGGCGGCATTGAACAAATTACCCCGAACCATACCAAAATTAGATGTGATTGGATCACAAAACGAAATTTTCCCAGCAGATCAGCAACAGCCGATTAAGCGTGTCGTGCTGTTGGCAGGCTGTGCGCAACGGGCGCTGGATCCAGATATTAACCGCAGCACAATCCGCGTTTTGAACCGGCTTGGTGTTGAGGTGGTTGTACGCGCCGAGGCCCATTGCTGTGGGGCATTGACGCATCATATCGGTGAAACCGAGTCGGCGTTGAAATCCATTCGTCTGGCGATTGACGCATGGGATGAAGAAATCAATGGTCAGGGTGTTGATGCGATAATCGCAAATGCGTCTGGTTGTGGAACAATGGTCAAGGATTACGGGCATGTGATGGCTGATGATCCTGCCTATGCGGCGAAAGCCAAGCATATATCAGCGCTTTGCAAAGATGTTTCGGAAATTATAGATGACATTGGTATAGATGACATAATCAGGCCAGCCGAAGATGGGGTCAAACCTGTTATTGCCTATCATTCCGCCTGTTCACTGCAGCATGGTCAAAAAATCCATGATGTGCCGCAAAGCCTTCTGCGGCGTGCTGGCTTTGACGTGCGCCAGCCAGTGAATGGTCATCTTTGCTGTGGGTCTGCTGGTGTGTATAATATTTTACAGCCAGATATGGCTGATAATTTGAAAGCACGAAAAAAAGACAGTCTTATCAAAACGGGTGCAGATTATGTGGCAGCCGGGAATATTGGCTGTATTGCCCAACTCAATGACACTGATTTGCCTGTGCGCCATACGGTTCAGTTTATCGACTGGGCAAGCGGAGGGCCAAAGCCCTGA
- a CDS encoding FAD-binding protein, which translates to MANSLATTSAQSLADASDIINAAIADDIRLEVRAMGTKKALGRMGAYDGVLDVTKMAGVVDYQPEELILTLRAGTPLGEVEALLENANQMLAFDAPDYGRFLGAGSAGTIGGVMVANLSGPRRLTVGAARDFMLGFEAVSGRGEFFKSGGKVVKNVTGYDLSKLICGSFGTLAVLDEITIKTLPRPETSLSLLFPADDMASATKMITDIFATPHEPGSAAILPRDIAKSAGIDMNAPMIIVIRLEGIAVSVKDRATHLLNANSAGETLVHNKSKNIWQKIRDVDLLSDAKADVWKVSCTPSIAAGFLEKLGQQAEFDFYADWAGGLIWLAGASDKEFGDAVRSALGADGFAMLMRDSGDTKTLVPPFQPLAKPMFDLHKRVKAAFDPKSVLNFGRMHDGI; encoded by the coding sequence ATGGCTAATTCATTAGCAACGACATCAGCACAAAGCCTTGCTGATGCAAGCGACATCATTAACGCGGCGATTGCTGATGACATCCGCCTTGAGGTGCGCGCTATGGGTACCAAAAAAGCTTTGGGGCGCATGGGGGCTTATGATGGCGTTCTTGATGTTACTAAGATGGCTGGTGTTGTTGATTATCAGCCAGAAGAACTGATTTTGACATTACGTGCGGGAACCCCCTTGGGTGAGGTTGAGGCCTTGCTTGAGAATGCCAATCAGATGCTGGCTTTTGATGCTCCGGATTATGGCAGGTTTCTGGGGGCTGGCAGTGCTGGCACCATTGGTGGGGTGATGGTGGCTAACCTGTCAGGGCCGCGACGTCTGACAGTAGGGGCGGCGCGTGATTTCATGCTTGGCTTTGAAGCCGTGTCAGGTCGTGGTGAATTTTTCAAGTCGGGCGGCAAAGTCGTCAAGAATGTGACAGGCTATGACCTGTCAAAGCTGATTTGTGGATCTTTTGGCACATTGGCGGTGCTTGATGAAATAACCATTAAAACCCTACCACGTCCAGAAACCAGCCTTTCGCTTTTGTTTCCTGCTGATGATATGGCCAGCGCGACCAAGATGATTACTGATATATTTGCGACCCCACATGAACCAGGATCGGCAGCTATTCTGCCGCGTGACATTGCCAAAAGCGCGGGCATAGATATGAATGCGCCCATGATCATTGTGATCCGCCTTGAAGGTATTGCCGTTTCGGTTAAAGACCGCGCTACCCATCTTTTGAATGCCAATTCAGCTGGCGAAACGCTAGTGCATAATAAATCTAAAAATATATGGCAGAAAATTCGTGATGTTGATCTGCTTTCTGATGCTAAAGCTGATGTGTGGAAAGTCTCCTGCACCCCATCGATTGCCGCAGGATTTCTTGAAAAATTAGGCCAACAGGCTGAATTTGACTTTTATGCTGACTGGGCTGGCGGCCTTATCTGGCTAGCGGGCGCATCCGATAAAGAGTTTGGTGATGCTGTTCGCTCGGCCTTGGGGGCGGACGGCTTTGCGATGCTTATGCGTGATAGTGGCGACACCAAGACCCTTGTGCCGCCGTTCCAGCCATTGGCAAAACCAATGTTTGATTTACATAAACGTGTAAAAGCGGCCTTTGATCCAAAATCTGTATTAAATTTTGGCCGTATGCATGATGGCATTTAA
- a CDS encoding FAD-linked oxidase C-terminal domain-containing protein: MHMPEPDSDVIERRDEICATLRTIIPAECVIDSVESMRAFDSDGLSAYRQLPLAVVLPETVAQIADVMKWCHQNGIKVVPRGAGTSLSGGALPLADAVLLGLGKFNKILDIDFDNRCVVAQPGVTNLAITNAVEDQGFYYAPDPSSQIACSVGGNVAENSGGVHCLKYGLTTNNLLGIEMVTIEGEILRLGGKHLDAGDYDLMGIMTGSEGLLGIVSEVTLRILQKPATRRALLVGFEDTESAGKAVGDVIGAGIIPAGMEMMDGLAINAAEDFANAGYPRSAAALIIVELDGPEVEVDTLIDRVEVIMKNAGASSIKVSQSEEERTLFWAGRKSAFPAVGRISPDYMCMDGTIPRRRLPDMMIRMASLSQKYGLRVANVFHAGDGNLHPLILFDANEPGELERAEDFGGDILRACVEMGGVLTGEHGVGIEKRDLMGIQFTEDDMKQQQRLKCAFDADHLLNPGKVFPHLHRCAELGRLHVHKGKMPHADIPRF; the protein is encoded by the coding sequence ATGCATATGCCTGAACCTGATAGTGATGTGATTGAAAGGCGCGATGAAATTTGCGCTACGTTACGAACAATTATTCCGGCTGAGTGCGTGATTGACTCGGTAGAGAGCATGCGTGCTTTTGATTCTGATGGTCTTTCTGCCTATCGCCAGCTTCCACTTGCCGTTGTTTTGCCCGAAACTGTTGCGCAGATCGCCGACGTGATGAAATGGTGTCATCAGAATGGCATAAAGGTGGTGCCGCGTGGTGCGGGGACGTCCCTTTCAGGAGGGGCTTTGCCATTAGCTGACGCAGTTCTTCTTGGTCTGGGTAAATTCAATAAAATTCTAGACATTGATTTTGATAATCGCTGTGTTGTTGCTCAGCCAGGGGTGACCAATCTGGCGATTACCAATGCGGTTGAGGATCAAGGTTTCTATTATGCGCCTGATCCGTCTAGCCAGATTGCCTGTTCGGTTGGTGGAAATGTTGCCGAAAATTCGGGTGGTGTTCATTGTCTGAAATATGGCCTGACAACCAACAATCTGCTTGGCATTGAAATGGTAACTATTGAAGGTGAAATTCTGCGCCTTGGGGGCAAACATCTGGATGCCGGTGATTATGATCTGATGGGTATCATGACCGGCTCTGAAGGTTTGCTTGGCATTGTATCAGAAGTAACGCTGCGCATTCTGCAAAAGCCTGCCACGCGTCGGGCTTTGCTTGTTGGTTTTGAGGATACTGAGTCTGCTGGCAAGGCTGTTGGTGATGTTATTGGTGCTGGCATTATCCCAGCTGGCATGGAAATGATGGATGGTTTGGCCATTAATGCGGCAGAAGATTTTGCCAATGCCGGATATCCACGTTCTGCTGCTGCCTTGATCATTGTCGAGCTTGATGGGCCGGAGGTTGAGGTTGATACGTTGATAGACCGTGTTGAAGTGATTATGAAAAATGCCGGCGCATCATCAATCAAGGTCAGCCAATCTGAAGAAGAACGCACCCTTTTCTGGGCGGGACGTAAATCGGCATTTCCCGCGGTTGGGCGTATCTCGCCAGATTATATGTGTATGGATGGCACAATCCCGCGGCGGCGCTTGCCCGATATGATGATCCGGATGGCGTCACTCAGCCAGAAATATGGACTTCGTGTTGCCAATGTATTTCATGCTGGTGATGGAAATCTTCATCCACTCATTCTTTTTGATGCGAATGAGCCAGGTGAGCTTGAACGGGCAGAAGATTTTGGTGGTGATATCTTGCGCGCCTGTGTTGAGATGGGTGGTGTCTTGACAGGTGAGCATGGTGTCGGCATTGAAAAACGCGATCTGATGGGTATCCAGTTCACCGAAGATGATATGAAGCAACAACAGCGTCTAAAATGTGCCTTTGACGCCGATCACTTGCTCAATCCCGGTAAAGTGTTTCCGCATCTTCATCGCTGTGCTGAACTTGGAAGGCTCCATGTCCATAAAGGCAAGATGCCACATGCCGATATCCCAAGATTCTAG
- the ykgO gene encoding type B 50S ribosomal protein L36 — protein MKVASSLKTLKSRDRNCQVVRRRGRLYVINKKNPRLKARQG, from the coding sequence ATGAAAGTCGCAAGTTCGCTAAAGACATTGAAGTCTCGTGATCGCAATTGCCAGGTCGTGCGTCGTCGCGGTCGGCTTTATGTTATCAACAAAAAGAACCCACGTCTAAAGGCGCGTCAGGGTTAA
- the msrA gene encoding peptide-methionine (S)-S-oxide reductase MsrA: MLFQNPFKSRLPEDPEALPGRSNPIFTGEPHCVLGTPTTAPFPAHLQQIIFGLGCFWGAERLFWTIDGVYSTSVGYAGGKTPNATYEEVCSGQTGHSEVVLVVFDPAIVDVTYLLKVFWEAHDPTQGYRQGNDIGTQYRSVIYADDAAQLDVIRESAKVYGQALKASGNDEITTEIRLAPPFYYAEDFHQQYLHKVPNGYCGLQGTGVVCVLD, from the coding sequence ATGTTATTCCAGAATCCTTTTAAATCACGTTTGCCTGAAGATCCCGAAGCTTTGCCCGGTCGATCCAATCCGATTTTTACGGGTGAACCGCATTGTGTGCTTGGCACACCGACAACAGCCCCATTCCCCGCACATCTTCAGCAAATTATCTTTGGCCTTGGCTGTTTCTGGGGAGCTGAGCGTCTGTTCTGGACCATTGATGGCGTCTATTCAACGTCTGTTGGCTATGCGGGTGGCAAAACGCCTAATGCAACATATGAAGAGGTTTGCTCAGGTCAGACCGGTCATAGCGAAGTTGTACTTGTCGTGTTTGATCCTGCGATTGTTGATGTGACATATTTATTGAAGGTTTTCTGGGAAGCTCATGACCCAACTCAGGGCTATCGCCAAGGTAATGATATTGGTACGCAATATCGCTCGGTTATTTATGCTGATGATGCGGCACAATTAGACGTTATTCGGGAATCGGCAAAGGTCTATGGACAGGCGCTAAAGGCCTCGGGTAATGACGAAATCACCACTGAAATCAGGCTGGCACCACCATTCTATTATGCTGAGGATTTTCACCAGCAATATTTACATAAAGTGCCTAACGGATATTGTGGCCTGCAAGGTACAGGTGTGGTGTGCGTTCTCGATTGA
- a CDS encoding phosphoglycerate kinase codes for MTAPFLFADELDVKGKRVLLRLDLNVPLQDGKVSEDTRIKRILPGLKDMLAAGASVIILTHFGRPKGKMMPEFSVQPIADCLAKLIGKQVAIEADVIGAGGKVAAAGLQSGQILMMENLRFFPGEEANDTDFAAALAALGDIYVGDAFSCTHRAHASVEALPKMMKAAAGRALGAELTALESALANPKRPVAALVGGAKVSTKLNVLNNLVTKVDGLILGGGMANTFLLAKGFSVGASLAEPDMVDIASAIIQRAEESNCKLILPDDALVAGEFKAGAVHRIATIDTIEDDDMILDAGPKSIESAIAFLATCNTVVWNGPMGAFEIPPFDTATNAIAKAVGMRSAGGSTMSVAGGGDTLAALANAGVSDQFSYVSTAGGAFLEWLEGKTLPGVEALRIN; via the coding sequence ATGACAGCCCCCTTTTTGTTTGCCGATGAGCTTGATGTAAAAGGCAAGCGTGTGTTGCTTCGTCTTGATCTCAATGTGCCGCTTCAAGATGGCAAGGTCAGTGAAGATACGCGCATAAAACGCATTTTGCCTGGGCTAAAGGATATGCTGGCGGCAGGGGCGTCGGTGATCATTTTAACCCATTTTGGTCGTCCAAAAGGCAAAATGATGCCTGAATTTTCGGTTCAACCGATAGCCGATTGTCTGGCCAAGCTTATAGGTAAGCAGGTAGCAATCGAGGCTGATGTGATAGGTGCTGGCGGCAAAGTAGCTGCCGCTGGATTACAGTCTGGACAGATATTGATGATGGAAAATTTACGCTTTTTCCCTGGCGAAGAGGCGAATGACACCGATTTTGCGGCGGCACTTGCGGCACTTGGCGATATATATGTTGGCGATGCTTTTTCATGTACGCATCGGGCGCATGCGTCGGTTGAGGCCCTGCCAAAAATGATGAAGGCAGCGGCTGGACGGGCACTTGGGGCTGAATTAACAGCATTAGAATCGGCGCTTGCCAATCCAAAAAGACCTGTGGCAGCCCTTGTTGGTGGTGCCAAGGTGTCCACTAAACTAAATGTGCTCAATAATCTGGTTACTAAGGTGGACGGGCTCATTCTGGGTGGAGGTATGGCAAATACATTTTTGCTTGCCAAGGGGTTTTCTGTTGGGGCGTCACTGGCCGAACCCGATATGGTTGATATAGCCAGTGCCATTATACAGCGTGCCGAAGAAAGTAACTGTAAACTAATTCTGCCTGATGACGCCCTAGTAGCTGGCGAGTTTAAAGCTGGGGCGGTGCATCGTATTGCCACCATAGATACTATCGAAGATGATGATATGATTCTGGATGCCGGGCCAAAATCGATAGAGTCGGCGATTGCATTTCTGGCAACCTGTAACACTGTTGTCTGGAACGGCCCGATGGGTGCTTTTGAAATTCCGCCTTTTGATACGGCAACAAACGCCATTGCAAAAGCTGTTGGTATGCGTTCAGCAGGCGGTAGCACGATGAGCGTGGCTGGAGGCGGTGATACGCTGGCAGCCCTTGCAAATGCTGGTGTTAGTGACCAATTCAGTTATGTATCAACGGCTGGTGGTGCGTTTTTGGAATGGCTTGAAGGCAAGACATTGCCAGGCGTTGAAGCGTTGCGAATTAACTAG
- a CDS encoding FkbM family methyltransferase, which produces MLLLKLSKSTSFIARKFAGTRKSLAKALVKDATEGCICDDIIFHFDKRLMDQKRLIALASGALEREEFILAKRYFNKDDRIMEFGCGLGVAAARLIKAVQPASIICFEANPLAIEYASVLFSNNNMNVNLLQGALGDGSKKNFYACNDYILSSFDEPSEHQNYKKIEVATFELSDLIHRHKPNAIFCDIEGAEQHFCDPHKMENIDKVVIEFHPEVYGKAVLKQLSKAFIDADFQLRETLKQTYFFERTA; this is translated from the coding sequence TTGTTGTTATTGAAATTGTCCAAGTCAACCTCGTTTATTGCCAGAAAATTTGCAGGAACCAGAAAAAGCCTCGCAAAAGCCTTAGTCAAGGATGCCACTGAGGGATGTATATGTGATGACATCATATTTCATTTTGACAAAAGGCTTATGGATCAAAAGCGACTTATTGCCCTAGCATCAGGTGCGCTAGAGCGTGAAGAGTTTATTCTAGCCAAACGTTACTTCAATAAAGACGACAGGATTATGGAATTTGGCTGTGGCCTTGGTGTGGCGGCGGCACGATTGATAAAGGCGGTACAACCGGCCTCAATCATTTGTTTTGAAGCGAATCCTCTTGCCATTGAATATGCATCAGTATTATTTAGTAATAATAATATGAATGTAAATTTGCTTCAGGGTGCGCTGGGGGATGGTAGTAAGAAGAATTTTTATGCTTGTAATGACTATATTCTGAGCTCGTTTGACGAGCCTAGTGAACATCAAAACTATAAAAAGATAGAAGTGGCAACCTTTGAGCTTTCCGATTTGATTCACCGACATAAGCCAAATGCTATTTTTTGCGATATAGAGGGTGCCGAGCAACATTTCTGCGACCCACACAAGATGGAGAATATAGATAAAGTTGTCATTGAGTTCCACCCAGAAGTCTATGGCAAGGCTGTTCTGAAACAATTGTCAAAAGCTTTTATAGATGCTGATTTTCAACTCAGAGAAACACTCAAGCAAACCTATTTTTTTGAACGAACTGCCTAG
- a CDS encoding glycosyltransferase family 9 protein, whose protein sequence is MIADNAHISDSKPAFGHSIGFVAGGIGDQIYHLTQLRTLATVAKDGVIDIACIHPGPIGQLLANSSWVGRIIDARPLRRYVPVIRGQVAVDAIKRQCYDTAFFMHRSTSFKIAAMAAGINYRVGLYGHWLDRAILHHRLNDTNGTRSDVWGHRPFIGAIDDFVAASGLTLDETTPTILPSKHALAEADEMLAPLSGPIIILNLFAADPMRRWSINAALESIMHLAEVTGGTFILNAGPDAHAYHEECMTQWQTMTADKSRKIQAALVNSLAHNPSMAKDVALYHRADFYVGVDSFTANLALNCNLPALILFARESDILRYRSVSQAVAAPDDGDISSIPTEKIIMAFEKLSKITKVGSLSS, encoded by the coding sequence ATGATTGCTGACAATGCTCACATTTCGGACTCAAAACCTGCATTCGGGCATAGTATCGGTTTTGTTGCTGGCGGGATTGGCGACCAGATTTATCATCTGACCCAGCTACGCACACTCGCCACCGTAGCTAAAGATGGCGTCATCGACATTGCCTGCATTCATCCAGGCCCCATAGGGCAGCTTCTGGCTAACAGCTCGTGGGTTGGCAGGATTATTGATGCGAGACCTCTTCGACGATATGTCCCTGTTATTCGTGGACAGGTAGCCGTTGATGCCATCAAAAGACAATGCTATGACACGGCCTTTTTTATGCATCGGTCAACCAGTTTCAAAATCGCTGCGATGGCGGCAGGCATCAATTACCGTGTTGGCTTGTATGGCCATTGGCTTGATCGCGCCATATTGCATCACCGGCTTAATGACACTAACGGCACCCGCAGTGATGTATGGGGACATCGCCCCTTTATCGGCGCAATTGATGATTTTGTTGCCGCAAGTGGCCTGACATTGGATGAAACAACGCCAACGATTTTGCCCTCAAAGCATGCGTTGGCTGAGGCTGACGAGATGTTGGCACCGTTATCAGGGCCTATCATAATTCTGAATCTATTTGCCGCTGATCCCATGCGGCGCTGGTCCATAAACGCGGCATTAGAATCAATTATGCATCTGGCTGAAGTAACTGGCGGTACATTTATTTTGAATGCGGGGCCCGACGCCCACGCCTATCACGAAGAATGTATGACACAGTGGCAGACCATGACCGCCGACAAAAGCCGTAAAATACAAGCCGCCTTAGTGAACAGTCTGGCACATAATCCATCGATGGCAAAAGATGTGGCACTTTATCATCGTGCTGACTTTTATGTTGGGGTGGATTCATTCACCGCCAATCTTGCCCTTAATTGCAACTTGCCTGCTCTGATCCTGTTTGCCCGTGAAAGCGATATTTTGCGCTATCGGTCTGTAAGCCAAGCTGTTGCAGCACCCGATGATGGTGACATTAGCTCTATCCCGACTGAAAAAATCATCATGGCATTCGAAAAGCTATCAAAGATTACGAAAGTAGGCTCTTTATCTAGCTGA